The Labilibaculum sp. sequence CCTGACTGCCCGGACGGTAAAAGTTGAATTTAAATTCTTTGGAGTTAAAATTACGCATCGCCCCCGGAGTAAAGTCCATCGGGCCGCATACCATTCTGGTAAACGGAAGTGTCAGCATGTGTTCGGGAGTTACGTTGGCTGACCATTTGCAATGTTCATTTCCCTGAACCCCTTCGTAAGAAACCACGTTGGGATAGACCCGGTGCAATCCATTGGGTTTAAAGGCTCCGTGAAAATCAACCAACAACTCATTTCGGGCAGCTTCTTTGGCCACTTTTTCGTAATAATTCACCATCCACTGATCGGCTCTGTCCATAAAATCAACCTTGATTCCGGCAATCCCCCACTCTTTGTATTTTTCCAACACAAAAAACTGATTTTCAACAGCTCTCCAGCTGGCCCATAAAATCAATTTTACATTTTTTTCCTTCCCGTAACGAATCAGCTCAAACAGATCTAATTTGGGATTTGGTTTTGAAATATCTGTAGTCGATACCGACCATCCTTCATCCAGAATAACATATTCCAAACCGTTTCGGCCTGCAAAATCAATAAAATACTTGTAGGTATCCGTGTTTAAACCAGCTTCAAAATCAACGCCATACAAATTGGAAGCATTCCACCAATCCCAGGCTACTCTTCCGGGTTTGATCCAATCGGTATTTTCGAGCTTATTCTCCGGAGCCAGCAAATAAACCAAATTTGATTCCATAAGCTGTGCATCTTTTTCTGAGATCACCATCAAACGCCAGGGAAAAGTCCTCTTGCCTGTTGTTCTGGCAATATAATCAGCACCTTTCACTATTTCGCTTCGGCGATCACCAACAAGCGTTGTTTCCAAAGGATATGGAGGGAAAACCGCACTTAGGGTATTTGTTCCTGTTTTTTTTAAGAACATATGAGGATAGTCTGAAACATCAGCTTCCGTCATCAACATTTTATATCCCTTTGAATGTTCAACCAAGAGCGGTAAAAAAGTATTTTTCGAAGCTGAGAAATCATTTAGTTTCACCTTTTGATAATCCGGCTCATAACTGCTGGCATATCCATCCAATGGAGATGCCCACATTTTATAGTTTCCGGCAAATTCAATGTCTGCTGTCTCAATTACTTCAACATTTCCTTTGCGGTTTGTAACAAATCGGTAAGCCACTCCATCATCAAAAGCACG is a genomic window containing:
- a CDS encoding glycoside hydrolase family 97 protein, whose translation is MKKLIIVLCLFLGSYTFLSAQHKLKSPNGKIIVNVDVSNGIHYSVSLNDQIFVERSDIGLSFNDIDLCKNAKLKKTSYTNQDKLETPVVALKESSIRNNYNQLSLDFKNNLSLEFRAFDDGVAYRFVTNRKGNVEVIETADIEFAGNYKMWASPLDGYASSYEPDYQKVKLNDFSASKNTFLPLLVEHSKGYKMLMTEADVSDYPHMFLKKTGTNTLSAVFPPYPLETTLVGDRRSEIVKGADYIARTTGKRTFPWRLMVISEKDAQLMESNLVYLLAPENKLENTDWIKPGRVAWDWWNASNLYGVDFEAGLNTDTYKYFIDFAGRNGLEYVILDEGWSVSTTDISKPNPKLDLFELIRYGKEKNVKLILWASWRAVENQFFVLEKYKEWGIAGIKVDFMDRADQWMVNYYEKVAKEAARNELLVDFHGAFKPNGLHRVYPNVVSYEGVQGNEHCKWSANVTPEHMLTLPFTRMVCGPMDFTPGAMRNFNSKEFKFNFYRPGSQGTRCHQLALFIAYESGIQMLADSPSNYEREQESTDFLASVPNTWDELKVLEAKVGEYLVIARRKGDQWFIGAMNDNETEREFTLDLSFLSSGEKKAIIMQDGLNANRFAEDYQRIEKSVNNQSKLTVKMVKGGGFAARIE